The following DNA comes from Mycolicibacterium aromaticivorans JS19b1 = JCM 16368.
GCATGTCCGCCACGATGTGCTGGGCGGCCTGGAATGAGGCGATCGGCCTGCCGAACTGGTGGCGCACGGTGGTGTAGCGCACGGTGCGTTCGAGGACCGCCTCGCCGACGCCGACGAGATCGAGCGCGGTCAGCGCCATCGCGGCATTGGCGGTGCGACGGAGGTCGTCACGGCCCAGCGCGGCGCCGTCGTTGAGGACATCGTCGACAGGCACGTCGTCGAAGCGCACCACCGAGGCGAGGTGGCCGCCCATCAGCGCCAGCGGACGTAGCGTGACCCCGTCGTTGTGCAACCGGACGACGAAGCCGACGGTGTTGCCGGACCGGTCGAATCCGGACACGACGACGATGTCGGCGGTATCGGCGTCGTTGACGAAATCGGCTGTGCCGGTGAGTCGCCACGTGCCGTCACGATCCTGGTCGGCGCGCATGGTGGCGGTCACATCGGCTGCGTCATTCGGATTCCAGAGCGCGGTGGTGGCGGCGATCCGTCCGGCGGTCAGGTCGGGCAGCCACGTGACGCACGACTTCTCACCGCCGAGGATGTGCAGCGCGTGCGCGGCGATCGCGGTGCTGTGCACGCGCATCGGGCAGAGGGCCCGGCCGGCTTCGCGGGCGAAGATTCCGAGATCCGAAAGGGATCCGCCGGACCCGCCATAGACTTCGGGCAGCCCCAGCCCCATCACGCCGGCCGTCGCGAGGTCACCCCAGAGATCGGCGCGTCCGGCGGCCAGCAGGCCGCGCAGACTGGCTTCCAGGTCGCGATCATCTTGCGAGGGAACGAGTTTCATCTCACCGTCCGTAGGAGGGCATGCTGTTGCCGCGCTGGGCGATGACGTCGCGGAGCACCTCATTGGTACCGCCGCCGAAGCGCATGAGGGGTGCGAACCGGTACAGCTTCTCGAACCGTCCGCCGGCCGGCGCCTCCGAATTGCGATGCGCCAGTAGGCCTTCCGCGCCCAGCAGGTCGATACCGAGGTCGGCGATGCGCTGCCGCAACTCGCTGCTGAAGACCTTTTCAACACTGACCTCCACAGTGGGGATCACCCCGCCCGCCAACAACGACGACGCTTCGTAGCCCATCAGCCCGGCGACCTCGACGTCAGCCTCGGCCTGGGCCAGCCTGCGGCGGAAACCGGGATTGTCGATCGGGACGGTGCCGTCGCGGCGCGGCATCCGCGCCAGCACCTGCAACTCGTCGAGTGCACGCCGCAGGTCCCCGGCGTTGGTCAGCGCACCGCGCTCCAGATCGAGGGCTCCGGTGATGTAGGACCAGCCGCGGTTCTGCTCACCGATCAGATTGGTCACCGGTACCCGCACGTCGTCGAAGAAGACCTCGTTGGTCCGGTAGCCGGACCACGCTATCAACGGGCGGATCCGGACACCCGGGCTGTCCACCGGGACGACGATCACCGAGATCCCCCGGTGCCGCTGGGCCTGCGGATCGGTGCGCACGCACAGCCATTCGTGGGTGGATCGCTGCGCGCCGCTGTTCCAGATCTTGGATCCGTTGATCACCCATTCGTCGCCGTCACGGACTGCCTTGGTCCGCAGCGACGCCAGGTCGGTGCCGGCATCGGGCTCGGAATATCCCAGCGCACAGGTCATCTCGCCGCGCGCGATCAGCGGGAGGAACTCGCGCTTGTTCTGCTCAGTGCCGTGTCGCATGATCATCGGCGCGATCGAGGTGACGGTCAGATCCGGGCCCGGCGCACCCCAGTACTCGAACTCGGTCATCAGCAGGTGCAGGTGCACGGGACCCAACCCGAGGCCGCCGTACTCCGCAGGCCAGTTCAGGCCGAACCAGCCCTTGGCGCCGAGCTTGCGGCGAAACGCCGCCACCTCGCCACCCGGGTGCTCCAGATTGTGTTCGGCGATCTCGGCACGAAGGGCGTCAGTGACGTTCTCCCGCAGGAATTCCCGCACCTCCGCCAACCACGCGCGCTGTTCGGCGTCGAGGTCGAAATCCACAAGTCAGCACCCTAGCCGAGTAGTTAGTCCGTCAACTCAATATTGCCCGGTATCGGGGTGTCACATTTCCGGCCCGGCGCTGCAGAACGCCCCGGGGCCACCTGACCACCGATTCCATTGCTGAAGTTACCTTCAGGAAAACAATTCCGCAGAATGTCCGCGTGCTGGCGACTGAAACCGTAGTCTCGTGTCGTTTCATTCAGGCGTTTGAGCAGGAGATGCCATGAGTAAAGGTGAGCTCACCCTCGAGCCCGGCGGCCCGGCCTCGTCGACCGTCGAGAGCAAAGGCCTCAAGGGCGGGGCGCTGGGGTTGGTGTCCAGCATCGTCGTCGGAATGGCCTCGACGGCGCCGGCATATTCTCTTGCGGCGACGCTCGGGCTGATCGTCGCCAGCGGCGGAGCGCTGCTGGCCGGTGTGAAGGCCCCCGCGATCGTGCTGATCGCGTTCATCCCGATGTACATGATCGCGGTCGCCTATCAGGAACTGAACAAGGCCGAACCAGACTGCGGCACCACGTTCACCTGGGCGTCGCGGGCGTTCGGGCCGCTGATCGGCTGGCTCGGCGGCTGGGGCATCATCGCCGCCGACATCATCGTGATGGCCAACCTCGCGCAGATCGCCGGCGCCTACTCGTTCACATTCGTCGGCGATCTCGGTTGGCATTCGGCGGCCGATCTGGCCAAGAGCACACTGTGGTCGACGGTGGCCGGAGTCATCTGGATCATCGTGATGACCTGCATCTGTTACCGCGGCATCGAGGTCTCGGCGCGCATCCAGTACGGCCTGCTCGGCATCGAGCTGGTGGTGCTGGTGGTGTTCTCCATCGTGGCATTGGTCAAGGTGTACGCGG
Coding sequences within:
- a CDS encoding acyl-CoA dehydrogenase family protein; amino-acid sequence: MKLVPSQDDRDLEASLRGLLAAGRADLWGDLATAGVMGLGLPEVYGGSGGSLSDLGIFAREAGRALCPMRVHSTAIAAHALHILGGEKSCVTWLPDLTAGRIAATTALWNPNDAADVTATMRADQDRDGTWRLTGTADFVNDADTADIVVVSGFDRSGNTVGFVVRLHNDGVTLRPLALMGGHLASVVRFDDVPVDDVLNDGAALGRDDLRRTANAAMALTALDLVGVGEAVLERTVRYTTVRHQFGRPIASFQAAQHIVADMHIGLAAARLAAQSAISAISQGRSAVRETAIARIQSATAAKWATLDAHQLHGGMGYVVETDLYLWSERARVLSTLGGGADIAAGWLDEDEVSSAAVGERLRRKDGR
- a CDS encoding acyl-CoA dehydrogenase family protein, whose amino-acid sequence is MDFDLDAEQRAWLAEVREFLRENVTDALRAEIAEHNLEHPGGEVAAFRRKLGAKGWFGLNWPAEYGGLGLGPVHLHLLMTEFEYWGAPGPDLTVTSIAPMIMRHGTEQNKREFLPLIARGEMTCALGYSEPDAGTDLASLRTKAVRDGDEWVINGSKIWNSGAQRSTHEWLCVRTDPQAQRHRGISVIVVPVDSPGVRIRPLIAWSGYRTNEVFFDDVRVPVTNLIGEQNRGWSYITGALDLERGALTNAGDLRRALDELQVLARMPRRDGTVPIDNPGFRRRLAQAEADVEVAGLMGYEASSLLAGGVIPTVEVSVEKVFSSELRQRIADLGIDLLGAEGLLAHRNSEAPAGGRFEKLYRFAPLMRFGGGTNEVLRDVIAQRGNSMPSYGR